Part of the Panicum virgatum strain AP13 chromosome 4N, P.virgatum_v5, whole genome shotgun sequence genome is shown below.
GACTCAAATTGATGAAGGGgcggatgatgaggacatcaccatGCTGGACACACTCAAGCCGGTCTCATCACCAAGCTACAAGTCATCGGCAACTCGGACTGCACGTTCAGTTCGGATTCAGCCGACAACCCTGCACTCAAACGGCTATATCTCACTAATATGACGTCCAAATAAGGTGTTCTCAGATGCTTTGGAAACCTGACGATGAGACACCTCTTTCGGATCTAGTCCCTGCTCTAGAAGATTCGTGGATAATTCAATGTGTCCACGACAAGGTGCTGTGTCACCTATTTTGGGCCGAGCAAGCCTTTGTATCGTGTCAGGCCTTAAGCACAAGTTTTGGGCGCCCCCAACCCTAGGACATCCCTTTTTCAAGTAGGAACTCAGTAGCTTCCACCacttagggtttgggtttttttagattattttttctATCGAGAAACTGTCTTCTTTATTGTAACTATGACGTCGAGTCCTTTTGCTGTGAATTAGGGCCCCCGTTCTTGTTCTTCACCACTGTAGCGATTAGTCCTTTTGTGATTAGAGCTTGAACCCTATCTTGATTTTCTCTTCAtacacatctgcaatttcagattgcgtgtttaccctttcttgcttgtgtttttCGATtcacttgcaggaaaagccttcttgcCAAGGTCAATcgagttgtgcttggttgacaAAGAACATAGTAGCGGTGCAATAGTTGCAGAACTTCGAATTAtgtctgattagaagccggatcgccAATTGAATttaccctacctctcggaaAATTGGGCCAGTCTTACATCAGTGTCATTTTAACTAACTAATAGGAGGACCCATGCCTCGAGTTCCATAATCAATGATCATAACACCATACTACAAAGTGACCAATCCAGTATATCCGTATACAAACACTACAACTGCAAAGCAACAATACTCCTACCTGGTAACAGTTTTTTGATTGTCAAAAAATATACACAACATTTTCATCCGAAGGTCTTTGAGTCTTTGTATTTCTCTTATTTCCTGTCTGGGTCGATCAGCTAAGGACCCAACAAAGAAATCCATGCGTTTACGGGTTCCGGTATTGTAGGAGCAAACTTGTAGCCAATATGTAGGATTTTATGCCTATTAACAAATCCACACGGTTCTAATAGCCAAATCTGTACCCTAATGGAGTAAAAAAGCATCAAGTTTTTGGTACCATTGACATCTCTAAACAGAACAACTGACGATTATTGAACAGTCTGATCTAAGAGAGGAGGACAATGATCAGATGAGGTTTCAGATATTTATTGCTGTTAAGGACTACTTctatttcttaaaaaaaatggtACTCTCCAGAAGGTCCTAGTGGTGATACTCCATTAATTATCACCAAATTCCATAATTTCATTTTTGGCATGTTATTGTGTAGGACAAATACCATAATTTCCTGTGTGTGATATACTGCTACTATAAATGTGTTGATGAGCCCAAAACTATTCAATATCGCAGTTACCAGCGGGGGCTGGAAATCCGGGGCAGAAGCGCCGAAAGCCTGGGGGTCAGGCGAGGAGCACGGACGAACGGGATTATTATCCCTGACATGCCAAATGAAATCCTTCACCAACGTATCGCGGTCACTCCTTGAGAGCAAGCTCGCCGTCGGGCTGGTCGCCGGCGTCTTCCTCGCGCTGGAGATATTCCTCTCGGCTTCGCCGCAGTTTGCCGTCCAAGGTCCCAGTGGTGAGCCGCTAGCTTCTGTGCATTGTTGTCATGTTGTGTTGCCATGATTAGGTACATCTGTTTAGGCTTCTGATGCATTTGATCTCTACCTCTCGCTCACGGCCTTGTTTTGCATATATGTGGCTGAAGTAATCTTGCCAGGATCGCTGGAAAATGGTGTCGCAGAACGTTCGAcggtggtggaggagaaggATCTTGCTCAACCGCCAGGTCAAGCTCACTCTCCCGGCAAAGCGTCATTGTCCTGCGTGCGACTAGTCATATTTCAGACGTGATTGTTTTCTCCACACTTTTTTCTTCAGAAAATTAGTTCAGATgaagtttatgaaattaaaaGATCACCTAATGGAAAAACATGTTCAAATCATGACGACTGATGTATGTATCTCGAAGAAACTGGCAAATTTTGATCAACGTTTTGTGGCCAATAGGGCAGCAGAATCTCCAGCAGTCACAAATTAGGACCATGAAAAGGAACCCACCAATTCTCCTACAAATTCACAGTTTGAAATACAGTTCACGTTGAACGAATAGTTCTTTTGATTCCAGCAAATTCGTACATTTCCAATAAATTTTCTGTTTAAAAATGTTCCTTCGTTCGTTGTCGTCGCCTTGCCTGCAGGCGAAGAAAATGAGATTTCGCCACGCACTGCTCCCCCTCCACTGAAGCCAATCTGCGACCTTTCCGACGAGCGCTACGACGGCTGCGAGATGTGGGGTGACGCACGCACGGCGAACGGCACTGACAAGTCGCGGGTCTACTTcatcccgccgccgtcgcagctggccgccgccgaggccgccgcctggAGCATCCGCTCGCAGTCCCGCAAGGTCATCGGCGTCCGCGAAGTCGTCGTCAGATCCCTCAACTTGTCAAACCTCCACGAGGCTCCGGACTGCACCGTCCGGCGGAGCGTGCCGGCGGTGGTCTTCGCCCTCGGCGGCCTGACTTACAACTTCTGGCACGCCTTCAGCGACGTGCTGGTCCCGCTCTTCACGACGGCCCGGGCGTTCGGCGGCCAGGTCGAGCTCGTCGCCACCGACGCGCCGGCCTGGTTCGTCACCAAGTACCGCCGCGTACTCCGTGCGCTGTCGCAGTACGAGGTGGTCATGCTCGACGCCGACGCGGAGGTGCGCTGCTACCCGCACCTCATCGTCGGCCTCCGCGGCCACCGCGACTTCGACATCGACCCGGCGCGCGCCCCGAGCAACTACGACATGTTCGCCTTCCGAGCGTTCGTCCGGGAGGCTTACTCCCTGCCGCCACCGACCACCGCGCTCCGGGTCAAATCCAGCGGCGCGAAGCCCCGGCTCATGATCATCCTCCGCCGCAAGACGCGGCGGTTCGTGAACGCCGACGCCATCGTCGGCGCGATCGAGCGCGCGGGGTTCGACGTGGTGCGGATGGAGCCGACGAACGCGGCGGACATGGACGCGGTCTCGCGGGAGGTGGACGCGTGCGACGTGCTCATGGGAGCGCACGGCGCCGGGCTGACGAACATGGTGTTCCTGCGCACGGGCGCCGTGGCGGTGCAGGTGATCCCGTGGGGGAAGATGGAGCCCCACGGCGAGGGGTTCttcggcgcgccggcggcgcacatGGGTATCTGGCACGTCCCGTACATCATCGCCGCAGAGGAGAGCACGCTCTACGACAAGTACGGCAAGGACCACCCGGTGATCACCGATCCCGATGTTTTCTACAAGAATGGGAGCAATGCGAGGTATTACTGGTGGGAGCAGAACTTCCGTCTCAACACCACCAGATTCATGCCGACGCTTGAGAGGGTGAAACGGCTGCTGCAAGAGTGATCTCTGATGCTCGTTTCAGAGTAGATGATGGGCTAATGACGAAACCGATTGGCATGTTACAAGCAGGTTGTAAATCTTGCTGTCTAGGACAAATTTTCATAAACGTATCCTATAACAATTACATCGCATTTATTGGATACCTACAGCAATCACAAACTATCTATTCATGATGGGACCAAGTAGCAATCTATTGTTGTTACTCGGTCCATGTCAGCCACGATCTTTTTTATATTGGCAAAATATGCTATTGGACACTCTTAAAAGGTGGCTTTTGCCACAGACCATTTTAAAAGTTTATCTTTGCTGGAAGACAACActattagggtgtgtttagttggtgaaaaagtttgggttttgacactgtagcacatttcgttattacttgacaaataatatccaattatggactaattatgcttaaaagattcagctcgtgctaatcagttagactgtgtaattatttattttttcaactacatttaatgctccatacatatgtccgaagattcgatgtgacgggtaccgtagtaagtttttttttgaactaaacgCCACTTTATTCTAGGATCATTTCCTGTTGGACATCATACCCATTATTATATTCTATTTAAATACAAAGCTACTCAAAAGTGCTATTTTACCCTCGCATGATATGATGCAAGCTGAGCATAGTGTTTGCAGGCCCGAAAAGAAATCTGATCGCCAAGAAAAATCATAAACTCCCGGTGTGACGGTGTCCCTATGCCCGCAACACCATCCGTGCGGCGTCAGCTCCTGGCAGATGGAGCCACTTCCTTGCAGAAGGCTTGCAGCGCCCCCTACTGCGTCCATACGCATCCCGTACCTGCAGCACTTGCACTtggtggcggcgccgcggcaCTCACTGCCCCGCTCGAAGCAGCCGCGGCGCTCGATCCCGGCAGCGGATTTCTATCTAGGTGGAGTGCTCGACACGGGCGCGGGGTCCTCTCCACATGGCCGTAGCAATCGATTCCGGTTGCGGTACTCACTGTCGGCGGCCACGATGTTTGATTCCGGCataaggatggcaacgggtcgggttcggttcGGGTGAAGTATCtgggcacccaaaaccgaaacccgaacttGAAACACGAACCCGACCCAAACTCTAATTCAGATAAAAATTCAAATCCAAAatcgaaacccgcggatacccgaaaccgaACGGATAATCCGAAACCCGAATTTTTTTCAAACCAGCAATGCAAGCCAGCAACACCATTTCCAAGTTTCCAATAAGAATGGACACCTAAAGtgcaaaataaataaacaatcaAACAAACATGACA
Proteins encoded:
- the LOC120669308 gene encoding alpha-1,3-arabinosyltransferase XAT3-like — protein: MKSFTNVSRSLLESKLAVGLVAGVFLALEIFLSASPQFAVQGPSGEENEISPRTAPPPLKPICDLSDERYDGCEMWGDARTANGTDKSRVYFIPPPSQLAAAEAAAWSIRSQSRKVIGVREVVVRSLNLSNLHEAPDCTVRRSVPAVVFALGGLTYNFWHAFSDVLVPLFTTARAFGGQVELVATDAPAWFVTKYRRVLRALSQYEVVMLDADAEVRCYPHLIVGLRGHRDFDIDPARAPSNYDMFAFRAFVREAYSLPPPTTALRVKSSGAKPRLMIILRRKTRRFVNADAIVGAIERAGFDVVRMEPTNAADMDAVSREVDACDVLMGAHGAGLTNMVFLRTGAVAVQVIPWGKMEPHGEGFFGAPAAHMGIWHVPYIIAAEESTLYDKYGKDHPVITDPDVFYKNGSNARYYWWEQNFRLNTTRFMPTLERVKRLLQE